The sequence ACACAGCTCACCCCCTGCCCGGCCGGGCCGAGAGGATCCCGCGACAGGACAGCGACCAGTTCCGCATCCGTAGCCCACTACAGGAATGTCTACGAGTTCGAGATATGAAGACAAGTCAAACCCGGTCGAGAACATTAATGGATGTCGTAGCCCGACATATAGTGGGACGGTCGCTTCCACAACGATCAaagatgatgaggcatcagataATAAGTTGCAAATGTATTAAAACAACGGGAGTCTCATGGAAGTGGTCGAGCAGACTGGTTTCTTTCGTAATGTGCTGACCCACAGGCTGGTTTATAATCCTTAACCGCAATCGTGTAAGCTTGTGCGGTCGGGTGACTTGCGTCCGATGGGAGAGCAAAACGCACACGTTGTGTTTTCCCACGTTAAACCCAGACTCTGACACACACCTAGTTTCTTATGATGAGACATCGGTTCAGAACACGAAAGAAGTTCAGCCACTATCCACTGGTCTCTGtaaagcggtgtgtgtgtgtgtgtgtgtgtgtgtgtgtgtgtgtatggtcgAACTAGTTGCTAAGaaagcgtgcacacacacacgagacaagTCAAAACACCACCAGTTCCCTCCTCGGAGCTTCAAACGAGTCCACGACCCAGAAGGTACTGTcaagttactgtgtgtgtgtgtgtgtgtgtgtgtgtgtgtgtgtgtgtgtgtgtgttcagagtaAAGACaaccattccacacacacatcagcttGATGTAGTTATAGTTTAACCCACGACCACCTTATGTCTGATGGACTCCTCTTGTTTACACATGTGTTCACATCCTTACCTGGGCCATCCGACGCCGGGAGAGCAGGTGAATTAAGCTTGGGTCGCTTTGCATTTGGGGGTCCAACATCCAGCAAATTGTCGGCCATTCTGATCCCCAATAGAGTGAGTCGGTGATGATGTGAAACAAAATAAAGGTCCCCCCGCTTCGTAAACGACGGGTTTGTGTAAATCTCTTCGTGAAAGACTCGGTGAGTTGGTTTAGCTGGCAGGACGGCGAGACGATCGCCTCTAGAAGATCGCAGCAAAAGAAGGGCAACAGCGCCACGCTTCGCTACAGACAATCACCCCATGATAATCCAACACCCACATCATTATCCGAAATAATGACGTCCAAGAATCTACCGttttttaagaaaaataaattaaaaatactCAGAAAATGGTTAACGACGCGCAGTCCGGTCCATTTCTCCACAGATCGGTGGTCTCACGTCTGTACCGAATCATTTTTTTTTCGCAGCCGAAACGAACAGCCTTAAATTATATTTCCGGCttcaataaaaataagaaaattccACAAATATTTCCTGTGCCTTGGATTATTTTTAGCGAGGCTGTCCGCCGGTAAATACATCGGCTCGGAACGAAGATACGGCGACCAGCGGCGCTCACTAAAAGGGAAACCGAATATACAGGAGGCTCTCCAGACGACAAAACCCGACCTAATCCTCACATGTTTGCAATAATTCCGCCAGAAAGACTGAACACATCGATGCTCTACACGAAAATGCCGTTTATGCCCAGTCCGGATGGCTCGAATCggtttaaaaaataatgctCTCCAGAAATACTGATTCTGAGCCGCGTCAAGATGGCGGCTGTTGATTCCTCCGAtacaaaaaagttttttttctttccagctagacggtgggggggaggtgctGCCGTGCTATCACGCCCTACGCAAACCTAGGTCCCACCGTGCGTCATGTTGACGTGCGTGTAGTGGCCCACAGGGGGCGGAATAACCCCAGAAATAATCCCACTAGACATGGTTTTCTTCTGGGGGGGCCTACGCTTTAATGCTTGTTTAGACGCCAGCATATTTGTGTCACACGCAACAAACTGTTGAGCGCAAGCTTCTCAAGTGGCTACTTCGCATCCATTAGTGTGTTATTTTTTCATTGCATCCtaaaagcaaatgaaaatggcGGAAATGTAAACGCAATCTTGCATTATTTTGAGACACAGAACAAGAGGGATTTGGATATACAAACTATATGCAGTTTGAGTGCACAAATCCACAAGACATCATATCCTCAAAGCTGGCTTTATTTGAATTTTAAGCTGCATAGGCCTCTTCCCAAGCATGCCACATACAAAAAGTCGAACTAACAGAAACATTTCCTTTATACACAACTATAGGCTTAACTAGAGGGCCTACAGACATGAAGTTAATTCTCATCTTATTTTGTTTCATAGTACATATTCATAACTAGACACTACATTAAAAAAGATGTATGTTGTTAAAGCCTATTCGAGATGGGACACGGAaagcattgtgtttgtgtttgtgtgttcatcttCCTTGTATTCAACCCTCGCACTACTTTACAAACACATATAAGGGGGGTAAAAGTAGTATTTTAATTCTGTTAAAAGCCTTGTGCCCATTAATTCATTATAAATCAAGCAAATGCATGTGTATAAATGATAAGAAAATGCCTGAACATGAGGttatagaaaaatataaagTACATTTACAAAATGAATTGCTCGGAAATGTTTACTTAAAAATTAACTGATTACCTTTCACAACTAAATCAGTGGCTGAATTTTTTAAAGCAgagaaatattttttaaaacagCAATTACATTCTTTGGCTTAAAAGTATTTCCTAGTGTGTCGCAATATTGTTCACACATTCATCTAAAACCAAATTCAGAATATAGTTCATGAAATTTCAATAGTAAACATTTTGAGCTTGTTTCTATCTTAAAGGTTGGCCTTAaaagaaaactttttttccctctcttacTCTTTGTATTGAATATAAGTTATCCAGCCTAATCAATGGAAACACAACAATTTATATCCTGAAAGTTCATAAAAAGTGGTTATTGAAGAGACATCTGAAATAAACACGTTTGTATTCTGCATGGCACGCTAATAGAGCATTTCCCTTTTCTACAATACTGATGGGATTAGGTTAACATCCAACTCTAAGATACTGCATGGGTTCTGTGCTCAGGAGTGAAGAGAGACATACCATCCAATCGGATAACGTTTCAAATGGATCATTGCACTTGGAACCGCTAAACCACAGGTCCTTATTTTACCGGACAAAGGTGATTCCTTCTCAATATTCTCCATTTTAGTGCATTGGAATAAAGCAGTTGTTTGCATGTAATTTCATTCATTTAATGTTTGCTATGATTGATTCAAACTGTATTAAAAACAAAAGGCACAGTTCAAAGTTAAAGGCGCATTAGCTCATGTTATGGGTTTTTTTCTGCAACAAAGAGGGGAAATATTTTCCAGTTTTCACGTTGGCTTAAGCTCTTGAAGATCTGCAATCTTGGGAATTCAAGCAGAAAACTAGTTGAACAGTTGAAAATTGAAACGTTTTCAGAGGAGGCTGAAAGGCACTATATCTACACATATATTGTACTTAGCAAACAATTCGCAAACTGGTATTCAAATTGCTCTACCTACCTTTTGTAAAGCCATATTCGTATCTTAAAATCGAATCGAAAGCTATGACTAGGTTGACATACAACTACATCGGTCGAGTGCTCATTCAGGACGTGGCAAACATTTCAAGAAGAAGATGTGGTATTCAAATCAATGCAACGCCCTGCTTCTGAGCACACTCCTCCAAGAGATGGAAATACAGACCGAAATAGGGAAATCTAGAGTTTGCCTGCTCTAATCTAACTTACTTCTAAATCTAGGGTGCTCTCAATGTTAACCAAAATTCGGTGGACTACATGTAAATACTCAGACTGCAGCAGGCCCATCCCTGGAACTGCATCTACCATACCATGCTAGCATTATTCTAACAGAGGACATTCGGCCCAGTACTAAGGTAATGCAAGTAACAAAGGCCAGAAAAGTCAACAACCAGCAAGGATTCAatcatcctttttttttctatctcaCGCTGTAGACTGTAAGTCTCGTATAATGTCTAACCCCATCATGCCCTGGACCAGGGTTTGAACAAAACGCACAAATACGTGTACACAGAGAcgaatatgcatgcacacacatccacacacacacacacacacacacacacacacacacacacacacacacacacacacacacacacacacacacacacacacacacacacacacacacacacacacacacacacacacacacacacacacacacaggccagatCACCCCCCTAAATACTTCATGTTTCCCCCATCAAAGGTTTCACTGTTAAATAACATAAAACATTGTATGGAGGTCTCACATGCAAGTTGTACCCACACATTGTAATCATTTTGTAACATCCATATTTCCAATATTCATATGATCCATGTGTTTCTTCATTGGTTAAAAGGCAGAGAAATAACACTGTAATGAAGCCGCACAACAACcgacaaataaatgtaaacacaaaataaaaccttAAACCTTTTTCAACGTGAACGTCTTTTATATCTATCCCTCTACCAACATAGGCTTGTTCTATTCTAAAGGCACTTTACAGACAAGGAATACAAAAAGTTAAAACATAAATGTAGATTAAAGGTATTCAAAGCAATCAAGTAGGTTTGGTAAGAGGCAATGAGATCCTTCAAATCAACCCCTGCATGGATGTTCCCGATAACCAGTGTGCCCTTTCTGCTTGACCTTTCACCCCCTCATCGCGTTTTCCTGACTGGCTGTAGCCCCGAGTGAGCTCTTTGATTCTCTCTAGGTGTGCTCTGTTTCTAGCCATGGTAAGACCCATTGGCCACCAGTGCAAACGCAAGCAAGCGACTCAGAGCTTCAAGAGCTTAAAGGGCCAAGACAAAGAATATAAGTGCcattgtatataaaaaaaaaaagtaaagtttGGTAGTCAGTCTAACGTCACTGTCCCAACCCTCTACACATTTGATCCTTTCCTCGTCATTGTGTGTCTTTCGTCAACGGTTGCGGTATACTTTGCTGAGCTAAGGAAGAGATGACGGGATCCGAGTTATTGGCTCCTATGGCTGTGACCGGCAGGGTCGCCAGGGCGGGTGCGGCCCTCTTGGCAAGGGAGGCGTCCGCCCTCGGTACGTACTCCGGCGCCTCTCTCCCGTGGCTGGGAAGGCCGTGGCTGGGAAGGCCGTTGCTGGCTCCGAGGCCCGGGCACAGACCGGCGTCGACGCCCGAAACGCCGACGGCGACGGGGTTCACGGCCAGGCTCGTCGCGGTCACCACGCTGGCGATCTCATCCGTGGGCGAGCGCCCGATGCTGCCGTCCACCTGCGCCCGGATCTCCGGCGACACCGACAGCTGGTACTGCGGCACGGGGCCGCTCTCGCTGCTCTTGGGGTACAGGAAGGTCTTCATCTGCCCCTTCCCCTTGACGTTGACGGTGCCGCGGTAGTCAAAGTCGTACTCCATGCCGCTGAGCACGCAGTAGCTCTCCTCGCTCACCTGCACGCGGCACTCCACGCCCGTGGTGTCCATGCGGCTGGCGATGTTCACCGTGTCGCCCCAGATGTCGTACAGCAGCTTGGTGGTGCCGATGACCCCCGCCGTCAGCGGGCCGTGGTTGAAGCCGATGCGCAGCTTGAAGCCGAAGCCCAGCATGTTCTTGTTGAAGTCGTCCACCACGCGCATCATCTCCAGGGCGAACTCGAACAGCGCCCGCAGGTGGGCCTGCGGGTGGGCCGTGTCGGCGCACTGCTGCGTGTTCAGCCCCGAGGCCGCCATGTAGGAGGCGCCGATGGTTTTGATCTTCTCGATGTTGCCGAAGGCGGGCTTGCGCAGCAGCTCGTCGAAGTCGCCGATGAGCTCGTTGAGGACCCGGTAGCACTCCTTGCCGCCCTCGTAGCTCTCCTCGTAGAACTCGCTGAAGTTGACGATGCTGGCGAAGATGACGGCCACGTCGTCGTGGTTCTTGGAGTAGCTCTGGGTGACCTTGAGTTGCTCGGCGACGTGGATGGGGATGATGTTGCGCAGCAGCCAGTCGGCCTGGTCCCTCATGTTCTGGATCTTGATGCGGTGCTGGTCCGCCTCCACGTTGCCGTGGTAATGGAGGCGGTAGCTCACCTCGAACTCGCGGTTCAGGAACCAgacgaggaggagcagcagggagaAGGCCACGCAGGCCTCAGGGCCCAGCAGGTCTTGGGGGCGGGGCAACGGATCGGGCCGGCCGTCAGTCACAGCCGCGGAcgcgttgctgctgctgctgctgctgctgctgctgttgtcgaACGGGTCGTCTGACCTGGACGGGCGAGATGGAAACAGTTGTCGCGGAAGTTTGCAGGCGTCTTTAAATACACGATAGCGGGGGTAGCGTGCCTGGAGAGCCAACACGTTTAACACGAGTCCCCCAAATAGGTCCGTGCATTAGTCACAGTTAAGTGCTGTCTGGTTCCCAAGCGGTTCTCTGAACGGTTGACTAAGCAAACGAGCAGAGGAAAcagtgggaggaggaagaggagcgagaGGCATTATTCTTATCACGGTTTTACTCACCAGAATACGAGGCTGCTGGGATCGCTGAAGGAGGGAAcagcaaaaaacacacagaacaaatCTCAGAAGATCCTTAACTTGATTTAAAGGATATCGTTTTCCTCACCGAGTTCCTTGTTTCTAATACGTAAcgctacatgtgtgtgttgtgtgtagttTGTTGAACAAGCGTACTTCCAGTCCATTCGTTGGTCCCCTACCTGCAGTGGGGGGCGAACAGCAGCGCCACGAGCGCCGAGCCCACCAGGGTGGCTAAGGCCGAGCGGATCCAGTAGCTGAGGTGGCAGAAGTTACAGTACTGGATGATGGCGATGATGGCCGCGCAGCAGGTGAACATGGTGAACTAGGACAGGGCGTcggggcacagagagagagggagacgagggGGGAATCATCCCAGACGGTGAGAAACAGAACACAACCAGAGAATAAAGAACACAGCCGTCTTTgctatctattttttttatctgtcttTAATGTAATTTGCCGGCTGCCGACACCCacatttcccatctgggatcaATACAATTAAATCAGATGTTAGATGACACCCACAAATTCCCGAGTTGATAGATCCCAATTCAGCCGACACAGAATAAGCAAGTAACTCTAaaccctccctgttccattccTGTGTGATGTTTCCCCGTATGAAGGCGGAGGTCTACCTGGATGGACAGGTGCATGCTGCAGGTGACGTGGACGAAGACGGCCAGCGCGGGCAGGGACACCAGCACGGCTCCGATGAGGTGACGGGGCCACCAGCACGACACGGTCCGCATCACGTACCGGGTGCAGCTCAGCACGCAGTCCAGGTAGAACGCCATgctgtggagggagagagggagggggagagggagagggagagagagagtcagggagagagagagagagggagagagagggatggagagagagtcagggagagagagagagagggggagagagagagagagagagagagagagagagagggagagagagagagagtcaataCACAATATGGTGGATAGATATTTTCACAGGAACAGATAAAGGCTAACGTTAGTTAGCATCGTGTAAAGTCAACCTGAGTTAGCATCACGGCTAGAAACATTAACAGCGAGGCCCATTACAAAAATCGTCCGCGATAAAGCCAACCTGAGTTAGCATTACGgctacgagagagagaagagccgGGATAATAAGCACAGAACGCCCCCCACCGTACGGCCATGAACAGGGCCAGGAGCTCCAGCAGGGCCAGCACGGCGGTGGAGGCCAGCGGCAGGACGGAGGGCCCCTGCCCGGACACCAGGGGCCGCAGGAAGCAGGCCAGGGACAGGGCCAGGAACACCCAGCAGCACAGCAGCATGTCCAGGAAGGAGCTGAAGGTGGGGCTGGTGAAGGTCTGGACGGCAGCCTGGCTCTCCACCTGGAGCCCAGGGGGACacggagagaccaggggggacacggagagaccaggggagaccaggggggacacggagagaccaggggagaccaggggggacacggagagaccaggggggacacggagagaccaggggggacacggagagaccaggggggagacggagagaccagggggacacggagagaccaggggagaccaggggggacacggagagaccaggggggacacggagagaccaggggggacacggagagaccagggggacacggagagaccaggggggagacggagagaccagggggacacggagagaccaggggagaccaggggggacacggagagaccaggggggacacggagagaccagggggacacggagagaccaggggagaccaggggggacacagagagaccagggggacacggagagaccaggggggacacggagagaccaggggggacacggagagaccagggggacacggagagaccaggggagaccaGGGGAAACCAGGGGGGACacggagagaccaggggggacacggagagaccaggggggatacggagagaccagggggacacggagagaccaggggagaccaggggaggagggagagacatgaTTCAAGAGTTGTATTGGTCACATAGATACACAAgaagtgcagtgaaatgaaaAGTGGCAGCGCCTGCTGAGATTGTGCAACATTCAAAAtattaaacatttaaataaggtgacaaatagaataaaaaataagaaataagatCAATTTGAAACAATAAGCCCTGTATAGAATAACAAATCTgtaacagtttagaaataaaaaATGTGCAGAAAACCATAAATAGAGGTATTTGGGTCCAAAGGTATGACAGGAattatggggttagggttaggctaggggttggtgttagggttagggttggagttagggttagggttagggtcagggttagggatgTTGTACCCTGTGTTGCAGTAtgggcatgaaaaaaaaaaatatatatatcattattctttttttatgaaTTATTCGAAAGGTTGATTAAAATTAATTTACAAGCCGTTTCTTCGAAATGGCATTTATTCATCAGGGTTCATCATAACGGGCCTCTCTGGGATTCTTAGTAGGGGTTGAGGGCTCTGGGTTTTTGCGAACTACAACCTTTTCTTTCCCAGGACAAGCAAAGGGGTTGAACCTACAGTTTCCAGAAGCAACTTAACTTGAGCAGACCTCAAGTTTATGACCCACCTGTAATACATTTGATAAGCATGTCTGTCTTGCAGCTAATTCACTTATCTTAATTGGTTCAAATCCACTTCTCATGGTATTGGATCATCTCAGAAGTACAGCCGAACCCTACTGTATATTCAATCAGGTACTCTTGACTGCACCGCCAAGTTTCCCCCAGTAGAGGGCAGTAGAGCTAAAGAAACAAGGCTGGCGGCCTTGCAGTGGCAGTGACTTGTCTTTGCCGCAGTCCTGACTTGTCCAGGCCATAGTGCAGTGCTTAAGGGCCCCTCAGACAAGCCCCAGACACAGAGATGGCAGAGGGACGGATGGACGCTGACACACAGCCACCATGAGCTAAATATCCCCTCCCGTTTGATTTGACTCAACCTGGTGGTCAGAGTCCACGCTGCGCCAAAGGACGCTAAGCAGGCAGACAGATATAAAGTTAAAGATCTAGACAGGAATGGATGaagaacacacatgcatgtacacacacatgcacagacacgcatacacacacacgcacacacgcacacacacacacacacacacacacacacacacctacctcttTCTGGTAGCTGCACCTGTAGGCAGATTCCAGGCTCTTGTCGAGGAAGGTGTGACTCAGCTTGTTGATGGGAGGCTTGTAGAAATAGTCCTGCATCAAGCTGTCAAGACAAGAAGAATGATGTCGCAATAAGTAGAGAGACAAAACAACGCAACGATCCAAGTATAGCAATAGGTAAAGAAGCAACACTAGACAACAATGTAAGCATAACACTAAGTGGAGACATAAAACTATACAACAATGTAAGTATAGCAATCAGAAGGGGCATAAATGTTTACTAGGCTGTGTACATCAATGGCAGTATAGCACCAAGTAGAGAGACACAAAACTATGCAACAACCAATATCAGcacaaacaacaccaacaacaagaacaacaccATCAAAAGAACAACACcatcaacaagaacaacaacaagaacaacaccatcaacaagaacaacaacaagaactCCAACGTCAATAACGACAACAACACCAGCAACGCCACCGACCACACGGACGCCAACGCcatgaagccccgccccccccccacctgtccTCTTTGATGACGTCCACAAAGTGGGCGTCGCTCCTCTGGCGGAAGTTCTTGGAGCGCAGCGGGATGAGGGCGGCGTGGTCCATGCCCGCCCCCAtggcccccaccgcccccccgcccacacaccaggtctccttcttctccttctcctgcagcatCTCGCACAGCGACGTCTGGCTGGTGGTCAGCGGCTCCGCCCCCTGGGGGCCCAGCAGCCCGttgggggcccggggccgcggGCCGGAGGCGGGGGGGCCACCCACGGGGGGCGGTGCAGAGGGGGGTAATGGGAGGGACGAGGGGTCCTGGGGTGAGGGGGAGTtagggggagggagatagaCGGAGAGACCGTGAGTggggagagagcgaaagagactgagccagagagagagagggggggggggagagagagggagagagagggggggggggagagagagggagagagagagagagagagagagcgagagagagtaagagagcgagagagagagagagtaagagagcgagagagagatagagagagcgagagagagagagagggagagagagagagagggcaaaagagccagagagagagatggagagagatagagagagagagagagagcgagggagggagaaagagagagaggcgagagtgtgagcgagagagacagagcgcttAAATATAGACTCGTAAAAATAACACTTTTAAAGGGCAACTAGTTTCGTTTTGTGTAAATGTAGGTCAACTAAATCGTTCCATTTGAATTCTCTCTCTTCTAAAATCCCAAATGGTTTGGCAAGCGAGTGAGTTGTAGCGGAGAGTCCAATTGAAAAGGCAACGGAAATGAGTAACAGTCGGTTAACCTTGTTGCTGTTGGCCAGGTGGTCGCCAGGGCAACCGTTCTGCTCGTCCAACCTCTTGTCCACCCCGGGAATCAGAACCGCGTTGaatgagagacagggagactgtagacagagacagaggcagaggcagagacagagacagagacagggttATTAGTAAGTCTTTAATGACCCCTGTTGGGAAGATTGtccttttaatttattttaatttaatctcTAGTAGCGACCAGTCTCACAACAAATCCCAGCACCTTGACAGTCCCAGCGGGAAAGTGCTCTGGTATTGGTACATTTTGAAAAAGATAAATGACGATGTTGGCAGCAGAGAAAGAATccttttattttctgttttagaGACGAAACAATTGATTTCGGAGACTTTCTAGCGTATAATTGCACCGTGCTCTTCCTGCGGCGCAGAATCCTGCTGCACTGGGGAGGTGTCGCTCCAGCAGTGAGCTAAACTTCTATCTGAGGATATATGGGCACCAGATGCTCGTTCACACAGACCTTAACCCCCAAGGCACCTAGTTACACAATAACCCACGGTGGAAAATAAACTCCCAACTCCAGGAAAGCACAAAGTATTTGAGGAAAGATAAGTTAGGGGGAGCCAgtagctgtgtctgtgtgtgtgtctgtgtgtctgtgtgtctgggagagagcagaggaaaagCGTCCAATAGGAATCCTACGTAGTGGGCAGAGAGAGTGTGAaggccttctcctctccccgctGTCAGATCCTCATTAACTCACAAGGGGCTCCTTCACCGCTCTGACTCATATACCACGGCACTCCtctgcgcgctctctctctctctctctctctctctctctctctctctctctctctctctctctctctctgcttgtttgaatgtgtgcgtctgtctttgtgtgcgaatgtgtgtgtgtttgtgtgcatgtttttgtgtgcacgtgtgcgttcaggcgtctttgtatgtgtatgcgtgtgtatgtgactgtgtgcgcgcaggtgtctttgtgtgtggatgtgtgtatgtgtgtgtgtggggaggctgagaggagggcgggaggagatgtgggaggaggggggagtgtgtgtctgaggatGAGGTCGTAAAGTCCTGCATGGTCCTTGGAGATCTCAAGGGAGCCATGCTACTCAAACAATAGTCTTCCTGAAGGAGAATCTCACCGTGATAATAAGGACTGAAGGGCGCTTATTATGAAAATGACTGTTTAGGGGGCTTTTAACGGCCTGTTTAAAATTATGTTTCAGTTGATCCGGCCGTTTGACTGCCTGTTTCATTAGAAAAACatgtgaacgcacacacaaccacgcacacgcacgcacgcacgcacgcacacacacacacacacacacacacacacacacacacacacacacacacacacacacacacacacacacacacacacacacacacacacacacacacacacacacacacacacacacacactcgagtgTATCCAGGTTAATGCGAGCGCGAAAAGTGCAAACTCATAACATCCCAAAAAAACCTGCACTCGCGCTTACagggacaaaacaaaacaggcgGGGTTGAATCGAGTGGCTGTTACGTCTACGGGATTTCTCCTCATTTATCAGCGGTGCTGAACGCCTGTGTCTCCTGGGCCTATGCGCACCTACTCTGGGCCGACCCTGGCTCAGACAGGACGCCCGCTCGCGGCGGAGCACACTTTGGGTCAATTAACAAGGACGAGGCTGGCCAAAAACCAACTCTAAGAAGTCTGTGGGGAGGAGAATGTGTGGGCATTGCTATTCGCTCCACGTCGTAATAATCAATCCGGCAAGAACTGCACTCTCTCATCTCCTGGAGGTTTGACTCATTTCGGATCTTAAAAAATAGCTGTAGGATTCAATCGACGAATTAGGGATCAAAGGTTACCAGATCCGCCACTTCAAATGTTAAATGCACTTGACTTACATATCCCAGATATTTGACGACTAAGAGACAGGCAagcggacagacacacagacggtgCGGACATACGGACTtgaaacaaacacagaccagGCCGGCCAAAGCACGACCATAAAGCTCCTCAGAACCCGTTGAAGAGGTTCAGTGGAGCCTGGGGGCGAGCCACCCACCGTGGCTCTCTCCAGGGGCAGGCTGCCGGCCTCGGGCCCCCCGGAGGGGCTCTGGTTCCTGGGTGAGGTGCAGCCAAGGGCGGCCCCGTGCTCCGGCACGCCGAGGCCGGCCTGGCA comes from Gadus macrocephalus chromosome 2, ASM3116895v1 and encodes:
- the LOC132470148 gene encoding adenylate cyclase type 9, with the translated sequence RAGVCARVCVCVCVCVCVCVCVPPGLKTYLISGRKSAQLSACTCCQAGLGVPEHGAALGCTSPRNQSPSGGPEAGSLPLERATSPCLSFNAVLIPGVDKRLDEQNGCPGDHLANSNKDPSSLPLPPSAPPPVGGPPASGPRPRAPNGLLGPQGAEPLTTSQTSLCEMLQEKEKKETWCVGGGAVGAMGAGMDHAALIPLRSKNFRQRSDAHFVDVIKEDSLMQDYFYKPPINKLSHTFLDKSLESAYRCSYQKEVESQAAVQTFTSPTFSSFLDMLLCCWVFLALSLACFLRPLVSGQGPSVLPLASTAVLALLELLALFMAVRMAFYLDCVLSCTRYVMRTVSCWWPRHLIGAVLVSLPALAVFVHVTCSMHLSIQFTMFTCCAAIIAIIQYCNFCHLSYWIRSALATLVGSALVALLFAPHCSDPSSLVFWSDDPFDNSSSSSSSSSNASAAVTDGRPDPLPRPQDLLGPEACVAFSLLLLLVWFLNREFEVSYRLHYHGNVEADQHRIKIQNMRDQADWLLRNIIPIHVAEQLKVTQSYSKNHDDVAVIFASIVNFSEFYEESYEGGKECYRVLNELIGDFDELLRKPAFGNIEKIKTIGASYMAASGLNTQQCADTAHPQAHLRALFEFALEMMRVVDDFNKNMLGFGFKLRIGFNHGPLTAGVIGTTKLLYDIWGDTVNIASRMDTTGVECRVQVSEESYCVLSGMEYDFDYRGTVNVKGKGQMKTFLYPKSSESGPVPQYQLSVSPEIRAQVDGSIGRSPTDEIASVVTATSLAVNPVAVGVSGVDAGLCPGLGASNGLPSHGLPSHGREAPEYVPRADASLAKRAAPALATLPVTAIGANNSDPVISSLAQQSIPQPLTKDTQ